One window of Helicobacter winghamensis ATCC BAA-430 genomic DNA carries:
- a CDS encoding lysophospholipid acyltransferase family protein has product MKILPPLLVGIIHFLALFVRFEFRISQKVLEKIKKNEPFVLAFWHGELLFQPFLFQRYADKKKFWVLISKHFDGEIISSVVRYFGIGALRGSSSKGGIRVLYHAIKKIENKECVVITPDGPRGPYHSVADGVVLLAQKASVPVVVSRVFYSNAWEFKSWDKFKIPKPFSKVVFIIKDPFFLEALELEAAKALVKERMEEDKCVF; this is encoded by the coding sequence GTGAAGATTTTGCCTCCTTTGCTCGTTGGAATTATCCATTTTTTGGCTCTTTTTGTGCGTTTTGAGTTTAGAATCTCTCAAAAAGTATTGGAGAAAATTAAAAAAAATGAACCTTTTGTGCTTGCTTTTTGGCATGGAGAGTTGCTGTTTCAGCCCTTTTTATTTCAAAGATATGCAGATAAAAAGAAATTTTGGGTATTAATTAGTAAGCATTTTGATGGAGAGATTATTAGTAGTGTTGTGCGTTATTTTGGTATTGGTGCATTAAGGGGCTCAAGTTCAAAAGGTGGAATTAGAGTATTGTATCACGCTATTAAAAAAATAGAAAACAAAGAATGTGTTGTAATTACTCCTGATGGTCCGCGCGGTCCTTATCATAGTGTAGCTGATGGTGTAGTGCTTTTAGCGCAGAAAGCAAGTGTTCCCGTGGTAGTTTCTAGGGTTTTTTATAGCAATGCCTGGGAATTTAAAAGCTGGGATAAATTTAAGATTCCAAAGCCTTTTAGTAAAGTGGTATTTATAATAAAAGATCCTTTTTTTTTAGAAGCATTAGAGTTAGAAGCCGCTAAAGCGTTGGTTAAAGAGAGAATGGAAGAGGATAAATGCGTTTTTTAG
- the miaB gene encoding tRNA (N6-isopentenyl adenosine(37)-C2)-methylthiotransferase MiaB, translating to MAKKLYIETLGCAMNERDSAHIIAELEEKESYQLTENPQEADLILINTCSVREKPEKKLFSEIGQYAKIKKGDAKIGICGCTASHLGDKILKRSKAVDFVLGARNVSKISQIIHQNRVAWVDIDYDDSTYVFSQNQHSALKGMINISIGCDKKCTYCIVPHTRGNEISIPSDLILQEARRLAESGTKEILLLGQNVNNYGRRFSGAHRAINFTQLLNEISQINGLERIRFTSPHPLHMDDEFILEFAQNPKICKAIHMPLQSGSSEILRKMKRGYSKEWFLNRVEKMRHLIPELSIGTDIIVGFPTESEDDFLETLDVLEKVRFDTLYSFIYSSRPHTEAHHWLEMEQVHLIDEEIAKERLMRLKDRHKEILTQDNAKQVGRIHKVLVESYDAQNLWLEGRSDTNKLVRIKAGRDLVGSLCNVRITEVKGAQLIGELA from the coding sequence ATGGCAAAAAAACTTTATATTGAAACACTTGGTTGTGCTATGAATGAGCGCGATAGTGCGCATATCATTGCAGAGCTTGAAGAAAAGGAATCTTATCAACTTACAGAAAACCCACAAGAGGCGGATTTAATTTTAATTAACACTTGCTCTGTGCGTGAAAAGCCAGAAAAAAAACTTTTTTCAGAGATTGGGCAATATGCAAAAATCAAAAAAGGAGATGCAAAAATTGGTATATGTGGTTGCACGGCAAGTCATCTAGGTGACAAGATTTTAAAACGCTCTAAGGCAGTAGATTTTGTGTTAGGAGCGCGTAATGTATCAAAAATTTCACAAATTATTCATCAAAATCGTGTGGCTTGGGTAGATATTGATTATGATGATAGCACTTATGTTTTTAGTCAAAATCAGCATTCTGCTCTAAAAGGAATGATTAATATCTCTATTGGTTGTGATAAAAAATGCACCTATTGTATCGTGCCACATACGCGTGGAAACGAAATTTCAATTCCATCAGATTTGATCTTACAAGAAGCAAGGCGTTTGGCAGAGAGTGGCACCAAAGAGATTTTGTTGCTTGGGCAAAATGTAAATAACTATGGAAGGCGTTTTTCAGGCGCACATCGTGCTATAAATTTTACACAACTTCTTAATGAAATCTCCCAAATTAATGGACTAGAAAGAATCCGTTTTACCTCTCCACACCCTTTGCATATGGATGATGAGTTTATTTTAGAGTTTGCACAGAATCCAAAAATCTGTAAAGCCATTCATATGCCTTTGCAAAGTGGATCTAGTGAGATTTTGCGCAAAATGAAAAGGGGGTATAGCAAAGAGTGGTTTTTAAATCGTGTAGAAAAAATGCGCCATTTAATTCCAGAGCTTAGCATTGGCACGGATATTATCGTGGGTTTTCCAACAGAGAGTGAAGATGATTTTTTAGAGACCTTAGATGTGCTAGAAAAAGTGCGTTTTGATACCCTATATAGCTTTATTTACTCTAGTCGTCCGCACACTGAAGCCCACCATTGGTTGGAAATGGAGCAAGTGCATTTGATAGATGAAGAGATTGCAAAAGAGCGTTTAATGCGCTTAAAAGATAGACATAAAGAGATTTTAACGCAAGATAATGCAAAACAAGTTGGTAGAATTCATAAGGTTTTAGTGGAGAGTTATGATGCGCAAAACTTATGGCTAGAAGGGCGAAGTGATACAAATAAGCTTGTGCGTATTAAGGCTGGTAGAGATCTTGTGGGATCTTTGTGTAATGTGAGAATTACAGAAGTTAAAGGTGCGCAATTAATAGGTGAGCTAGCGTAG
- a CDS encoding HP0268 family nuclease yields the protein MDIKLARAHINEKPVKITTKKLEEMLEEKKSDIFYCDKENSHKDMQALLEYFEKKGRRAYFREVRYGLDEGDYMYEIHIL from the coding sequence ATGGATATTAAATTAGCACGCGCACATATTAATGAAAAACCAGTAAAAATTACAACAAAAAAACTAGAAGAGATGCTAGAAGAAAAGAAATCCGACATTTTTTATTGTGATAAAGAAAATTCTCATAAAGATATGCAAGCTCTATTGGAGTATTTTGAAAAAAAAGGCAGGCGTGCATATTTTAGAGAAGTACGCTATGGATTAGATGAGGGTGACTATATGTATGAAATCCATATTCTGTAA
- the nusA gene encoding transcription termination factor NusA, with protein sequence MEKILDIIEGIAYEKGLPIESVTDAVKDAVIKVAKESLDSTIHYDVEIDKKNKTLHLYQVISVCEDSDALDGKNMIPLSEAKKHDSEIKIGDELRYELSLEDMSRNAVNALFRELEFKIQRLIETQLFDKYKSQIGKIVSGNVVRADSLGNTYIEIDEIRAILPKKNRIKGEEFGVGQIVGAVLKHVGIDRQNGIMIELSRTTPKMLEELLKLEVPEIKDGDVEIVNSSRIPGERAKVALKTDSAKIDPVGATVGVKGVRINAVSKELKNESIDCIEYSVQPEIYIARALSPALVISVAVEDKKAIVSITSEQKPKAIGKNGINIRLASMLTGYEIELKEIDSGTQQVSSNSTQETQKSSNIDILSSLFKE encoded by the coding sequence TTGGAGAAGATACTAGACATTATCGAAGGGATCGCTTATGAAAAGGGGCTTCCCATTGAAAGTGTGACGGATGCCGTCAAAGATGCTGTAATAAAAGTCGCTAAGGAAAGTTTGGATTCCACAATCCATTATGATGTTGAAATTGACAAAAAAAATAAAACATTACATCTCTATCAGGTTATCAGCGTCTGTGAAGATTCTGATGCACTAGATGGCAAAAATATGATTCCGCTCAGCGAAGCTAAAAAACATGATAGCGAAATTAAAATAGGTGACGAATTGCGCTATGAGCTTAGTTTAGAAGATATGAGCAGAAATGCAGTTAATGCTTTATTTAGGGAACTAGAGTTTAAAATTCAACGTTTGATTGAAACGCAACTTTTTGATAAATATAAATCCCAAATTGGAAAAATTGTTAGCGGAAATGTCGTAAGAGCCGACAGTTTAGGCAACACTTATATTGAAATTGACGAAATCCGTGCAATTTTACCTAAAAAAAATCGTATCAAAGGTGAAGAGTTTGGAGTAGGACAAATTGTAGGAGCAGTTTTAAAGCATGTTGGGATTGACCGCCAAAATGGCATTATGATTGAGCTTAGTCGCACCACTCCAAAAATGCTTGAAGAGTTATTAAAACTGGAAGTGCCAGAAATTAAAGATGGTGATGTTGAAATTGTAAATTCCTCCAGAATCCCAGGAGAAAGAGCTAAAGTTGCTTTAAAAACAGATTCTGCAAAAATTGATCCAGTCGGTGCAACCGTTGGTGTAAAGGGCGTTAGAATCAATGCTGTCTCCAAAGAATTAAAAAATGAAAGTATCGATTGCATTGAATACTCTGTCCAGCCTGAAATCTACATAGCACGCGCACTCTCACCAGCTCTTGTTATTAGTGTTGCCGTAGAAGATAAAAAAGCAATTGTCAGCATTACAAGTGAGCAAAAGCCAAAAGCCATCGGAAAAAATGGAATCAATATTCGCCTAGCCTCAATGCTAACAGGATATGAGATTGAACTCAAAGAAATTGATAGCGGAACACAGCAAGTATCAAGTAATAGCACACAAGAAACACAAAAAAGTAGCAATATAGATATTCTTTCATCGCTCTTTAAAGAGTAA
- a CDS encoding peptidylprolyl isomerase: MIGFMQKHKKYLIVTIWISAIAFLGAGFVGWGAYSFSNTSNAAAVVGDRQITIDRLQREYARLYNVYNQLFNGNLDNEQAKKLGIEEQALNTLISRALMLNYAHDVGLRISQEEIIQTLTAMDIFQNNGKFDETIYKRLLADNQMRPKDFEEELGEGILLQKLDALLEIPLTPLEIQTISEAVFSEDHLKIQVLNDSEITFNPTEEEIKKYWEENKDIYQTQRGYEVLKVSVKSDSIPVDNETLKKHYEDFKNQFLDENGQLLPFDKAKDKVIAHYKSSQAEKESLKEYISLRKGENKKAESLVIYEGDSNYDTEFLNLLSQAKEQETLKPIKVKGEFITIKIQKIIPSEPKSYEAAKQDAIEDFITLRKTQLLEEKAALLLADFKGVDVGYVSRENKIALKGLNSQESQDFITQLFNKTEAKGYILLKNKVILYEILDQRLKNSDIITQNLDFIKQNGIQIKSRLTEIAFMEHLLNLYKVVRKI, encoded by the coding sequence ATGATTGGCTTTATGCAAAAACATAAAAAATACTTAATAGTTACTATTTGGATTAGCGCTATTGCATTTTTAGGTGCTGGATTTGTTGGATGGGGAGCTTATAGCTTTTCAAACACAAGTAATGCTGCTGCAGTTGTAGGCGATCGCCAAATCACTATTGATAGACTACAACGCGAATACGCAAGGCTATACAATGTTTATAATCAACTCTTTAATGGAAACTTGGATAATGAACAAGCCAAAAAGCTGGGCATTGAAGAGCAAGCATTAAATACACTAATTTCACGCGCTTTAATGCTAAATTATGCACACGATGTAGGTTTAAGGATTAGTCAAGAGGAGATTATCCAAACTCTTACTGCAATGGATATTTTTCAAAATAATGGGAAGTTTGATGAAACTATCTACAAACGCTTACTAGCAGATAATCAAATGCGCCCCAAAGACTTTGAAGAAGAGCTAGGTGAAGGAATTTTGCTCCAAAAACTTGATGCACTCTTAGAAATTCCACTCACTCCCTTAGAAATTCAAACAATAAGTGAGGCTGTTTTTAGCGAAGATCACCTTAAAATCCAAGTATTAAATGACTCCGAAATTACCTTTAATCCCACAGAAGAAGAGATCAAAAAATACTGGGAAGAAAACAAAGACATCTACCAAACACAACGTGGTTATGAAGTGCTAAAAGTTTCCGTAAAATCTGATTCCATTCCTGTAGATAATGAGACATTAAAAAAGCATTATGAAGACTTTAAAAATCAATTTTTAGACGAAAATGGACAATTACTCCCATTCGATAAAGCAAAGGATAAGGTAATCGCGCATTATAAATCCTCTCAAGCCGAGAAAGAGTCTTTAAAAGAATATATTTCGTTGCGAAAAGGAGAAAATAAAAAAGCGGAATCGCTAGTAATCTATGAAGGAGATTCCAACTACGACACAGAATTTTTAAACCTTCTAAGTCAAGCCAAAGAGCAAGAAACACTAAAACCAATTAAAGTCAAGGGGGAATTTATCACAATTAAAATCCAAAAAATTATCCCAAGCGAGCCCAAAAGCTATGAAGCTGCCAAACAAGATGCCATAGAAGATTTCATAACACTTAGAAAAACCCAGCTCTTAGAAGAAAAAGCAGCATTATTGCTTGCAGACTTTAAAGGCGTTGATGTTGGTTATGTTTCACGCGAAAACAAAATAGCATTAAAAGGATTAAACTCTCAAGAGAGTCAAGATTTTATTACGCAACTTTTTAATAAAACTGAAGCAAAAGGCTACATTTTATTAAAAAATAAAGTAATTTTATATGAAATCCTTGACCAAAGATTAAAAAATTCTGATATAATCACACAAAATTTAGATTTCATAAAACAAAATGGGATACAAATAAAGTCAAGATTAACTGAAATAGCCTTCATGGAACATTTATTAAATCTTTATAAAGTTGTTAGAAAAATCTAA
- the ftsA gene encoding cell division protein FtsA: MEQTILGIDIGSTKICAIIANYKDGIPHIIGTGFHKSSGLKKGSITNIEQASRSIKDALNDARRVAGTNINKATISISGAYTKSTDSSGIVNIPNNEIGIKEINRVIQTALYNASIPSEYEVIHILPYNFKLDDQDFIDDPMGMSGSRLEVSVRIVTAQKSSLGNLKKAIKSADLEIENIVLASYASSISVLSEDEKNLGVACIDMGGSTCELMIHVGNSLRYNDFLGVGSNHITNDLAMALHTPQGIAEQVKVKYGGFPKTIDDTENLIEIPSIGGEDSGKHQVALATVHNVVYARVEETLMILAKSLERSGLKDQLGSGVVLTGGMVQLDGIRDLAAALFNMPVRLAKPIEVDGLFTDLKGPDCSTGIGLILYASGKYTNYEIDSEKRIRYYNEKLEDETLHFHKNIPLMNPLQDKMQNTIGPVNSVPKSAADIKQDLSNITEIKIPKQNGNFFSQMWNKLTQMF, translated from the coding sequence TTGGAACAAACCATCTTAGGAATTGACATTGGTTCAACAAAGATTTGCGCAATTATTGCAAATTATAAAGATGGGATTCCACATATCATCGGGACGGGATTTCACAAATCATCTGGGTTAAAAAAAGGCTCTATTACAAACATTGAACAAGCAAGTCGCTCAATTAAAGATGCGTTAAATGATGCAAGACGCGTGGCAGGAACAAACATTAATAAAGCTACAATTTCTATTTCTGGAGCTTACACAAAAAGTACTGATAGCTCTGGAATTGTCAATATCCCAAACAATGAGATAGGAATTAAAGAGATTAATCGCGTAATACAAACTGCTCTTTATAACGCTTCAATCCCTAGCGAATACGAAGTTATTCATATTTTGCCTTATAATTTTAAACTTGATGACCAAGATTTCATTGATGATCCTATGGGGATGAGTGGCAGTCGTTTAGAGGTTTCTGTAAGAATTGTCACTGCACAAAAATCAAGTTTAGGCAATCTTAAAAAAGCCATCAAAAGCGCAGATCTTGAAATAGAAAATATTGTTTTGGCTTCTTATGCTTCCTCTATTTCTGTGTTAAGCGAAGATGAAAAAAACCTAGGAGTAGCCTGCATTGATATGGGCGGAAGCACTTGTGAGCTTATGATCCATGTCGGAAATTCTTTGCGCTACAATGATTTCTTAGGTGTTGGTTCAAACCACATTACAAATGATTTGGCTATGGCTTTACATACGCCTCAAGGAATTGCTGAACAAGTTAAGGTTAAATATGGTGGCTTTCCAAAAACCATTGATGATACAGAAAATCTTATCGAAATCCCAAGCATTGGTGGTGAGGATAGTGGCAAACATCAAGTTGCCCTGGCAACTGTCCATAATGTTGTATATGCACGCGTAGAAGAAACCCTAATGATTTTAGCAAAATCTCTAGAGAGAAGCGGGCTAAAAGATCAACTAGGTAGCGGTGTGGTGCTAACAGGGGGAATGGTACAATTAGATGGCATTAGAGATTTAGCGGCGGCACTTTTTAATATGCCTGTACGCCTGGCAAAACCTATAGAAGTTGATGGATTATTTACAGATTTAAAAGGTCCAGATTGCTCAACAGGGATTGGATTAATTCTTTATGCTTCTGGCAAATACACAAATTACGAGATTGATTCTGAAAAGAGGATCCGCTATTACAATGAAAAATTAGAAGATGAAACCTTGCATTTTCACAAAAATATTCCTTTAATGAATCCATTGCAAGATAAAATGCAAAATACTATAGGTCCTGTTAATAGCGTACCCAAAAGCGCAGCAGATATCAAGCAAGATTTAAGCAACATAACAGAAATTAAAATTCCAAAGCAAAATGGCAATTTTTTCAGCCAAATGTGGAATAAGCTAACCCAAATGTTTTAG
- the ftsZ gene encoding cell division protein FtsZ — protein MLNIQEANLSVGAKIKVIGVGGGGSNMIEHLIKTGTHEGISLAVANTDAQAISTSSAPVRIQLGARLTKGLGAGMRPQVGKDAALESYEELKQFLEDTDVVFISAGLGGGTGTGAAPVIAKAAKEVGALTVSIVTKPFRWEGGKRAKLAEEGYRELKAESDSIVVIPNEKLLAIIDKNLGLKDSFRIVDDVLVCAVNGMSGVILSHGANDINVDFADVRTAMSHKGMALMGIGESTGTDAAKEAVKMAIESPLFDNMSIHGAKGVLVHFYISPDYPLGSISDAMDIVNENVDMDADVIFGTTTDANIERDKVRITIIATGFERISTESDSIQTQTNSDSTLKLVNPKDMSQRINQQESLSVARKKVSGGEFTSDEILDIPAYIRKQMD, from the coding sequence ATGTTAAATATTCAAGAGGCAAACTTAAGCGTTGGGGCGAAAATCAAAGTTATCGGTGTTGGAGGTGGTGGAAGCAATATGATTGAGCACCTTATTAAAACAGGCACACACGAAGGAATATCTCTTGCTGTTGCCAACACTGATGCACAGGCAATTAGCACTTCAAGCGCTCCTGTTAGAATCCAACTTGGTGCTAGACTTACAAAAGGACTTGGCGCAGGAATGCGCCCACAAGTAGGAAAAGACGCGGCTCTTGAAAGTTATGAAGAGTTAAAGCAGTTTCTAGAAGACACAGATGTTGTATTTATTTCTGCTGGACTTGGAGGTGGAACTGGAACAGGAGCTGCACCAGTAATTGCAAAAGCTGCAAAAGAGGTTGGCGCACTCACTGTATCTATCGTAACAAAACCATTCCGCTGGGAAGGCGGAAAGCGTGCAAAGCTCGCTGAAGAAGGCTATAGAGAACTCAAAGCCGAAAGTGATTCCATTGTTGTGATCCCCAATGAAAAACTTCTTGCTATTATTGACAAAAATTTGGGATTAAAAGATAGCTTTAGAATCGTTGATGATGTGCTTGTTTGCGCTGTTAATGGAATGAGTGGTGTGATTTTATCCCATGGAGCAAACGATATTAATGTAGATTTTGCAGATGTACGCACAGCAATGAGCCATAAAGGAATGGCATTAATGGGCATTGGAGAATCTACAGGAACAGATGCTGCAAAAGAAGCAGTCAAAATGGCAATTGAATCTCCTCTCTTTGATAATATGTCTATCCACGGAGCAAAAGGCGTGCTTGTGCATTTTTATATTAGCCCCGATTATCCATTAGGAAGCATTTCTGATGCAATGGATATCGTCAATGAAAATGTAGATATGGATGCGGATGTAATTTTTGGAACAACAACAGATGCAAATATAGAGCGCGATAAAGTTAGAATTACAATCATTGCTACAGGATTTGAGCGTATCTCAACAGAATCTGACTCTATACAAACGCAAACTAATAGTGATTCTACATTAAAACTTGTTAATCCAAAAGATATGAGTCAAAGAATTAATCAACAAGAAAGTCTAAGTGTTGCTAGAAAAAAAGTAAGTGGTGGAGAATTTACAAGTGATGAAATCTTGGACATCCCTGCATACATAAGAAAGCAAATGGACTAG
- a CDS encoding superoxide dismutase has product MFKLRTLPFTEIVGFISKETCEFHYGKHHQTYVNNLNNLIKGTEFENKSLFEIVTKAQGGVFNNAAQVYNHDFYWDCVSPNASARSAELDEAINATFGSLEKFKETFLNSAVTLFGSGWCWLVYNNGKLEIKQTSNAQTPVTESMIPLLVVDVWEHAYYIDHRNARPAYLEKFFNYINWEFVSKSLERAKKEGINSVNFYMNSLHA; this is encoded by the coding sequence ATGTTTAAATTACGCACATTGCCATTTACAGAAATAGTGGGTTTTATCAGCAAAGAAACCTGTGAGTTTCATTATGGAAAGCATCATCAAACTTATGTGAATAATCTTAATAATCTTATTAAAGGAACAGAATTTGAAAATAAGAGTTTATTTGAGATTGTAACAAAGGCACAAGGTGGAGTGTTTAACAATGCAGCACAGGTGTATAACCACGATTTTTATTGGGATTGTGTAAGTCCTAATGCAAGTGCTAGAAGTGCAGAGTTAGATGAAGCAATCAATGCGACATTTGGAAGTTTGGAGAAGTTTAAGGAAACATTTTTAAACTCTGCAGTAACTTTATTTGGTTCAGGTTGGTGTTGGCTTGTGTATAACAATGGTAAATTAGAAATCAAGCAAACAAGCAATGCGCAAACTCCTGTAACAGAAAGTATGATTCCATTACTTGTTGTAGATGTATGGGAACACGCTTATTATATTGATCATAGAAATGCGCGTCCAGCATATCTAGAGAAATTCTTTAATTATATTAATTGGGAATTTGTTTCAAAGTCTTTAGAGCGGGCAAAAAAAGAGGGGATTAATTCTGTGAATTTTTACATGAATTCTCTTCACGCATAG
- the modD gene encoding ModD protein, with amino-acid sequence MIYFSDNELIALVEQDVPYLDNTTFGLGISGVAKMCFYPKQDEIVASCVEECARIARIFGLEAVVFKSDSALVAPKELMLEVCGERTKLFRIAKTLQNLLEYAGAVATYTYKMLEIARGVKPDIALLGTRKNMPFAKKFLLKALICGGGIPHRLGLSDSILVFKEHYLACENLKESFKDLKVRFKEHRVIVEVESKEQALKFAELGADVLQCERFTPQDLRELVEILRAEFEHLCFSATGGVCLENVEEYAKSGVDMLVSTSMYRAKICDIKVEFIN; translated from the coding sequence ATGATTTATTTTAGCGATAACGAACTTATAGCACTTGTAGAGCAAGATGTGCCCTATTTGGATAACACGACTTTTGGGCTTGGGATTAGCGGAGTTGCAAAAATGTGTTTTTATCCTAAGCAAGATGAGATTGTAGCAAGTTGTGTAGAAGAATGTGCGCGCATTGCCAGAATTTTTGGGCTTGAAGCAGTTGTTTTTAAAAGTGATTCTGCACTTGTTGCTCCAAAAGAATTGATGCTTGAAGTTTGTGGGGAACGCACTAAACTTTTTAGGATTGCAAAGACTTTGCAAAATCTTTTAGAATATGCAGGCGCAGTGGCAACTTATACATATAAAATGTTGGAGATTGCACGCGGTGTTAAGCCAGATATTGCATTGCTTGGGACGCGTAAGAATATGCCCTTTGCAAAAAAGTTTTTGTTAAAGGCGCTTATTTGTGGCGGTGGGATTCCACATCGCTTGGGGCTAAGTGATAGTATTTTAGTCTTTAAAGAACATTATCTGGCTTGTGAAAATCTTAAGGAATCTTTTAAGGATTTAAAGGTGCGTTTTAAGGAACATCGTGTGATTGTTGAGGTGGAATCTAAAGAGCAAGCGCTCAAATTTGCGGAGCTTGGGGCAGATGTGTTGCAATGTGAGCGTTTCACTCCGCAAGATTTAAGAGAGCTTGTAGAGATACTAAGAGCGGAGTTTGAGCATTTGTGCTTTAGTGCTACTGGGGGAGTGTGTTTAGAGAATGTAGAAGAATATGCAAAAAGCGGTGTTGATATGCTTGTTAGCACAAGTATGTATCGCGCGAAAATTTGTGATATTAAGGTGGAATTTATCAATTAA
- a CDS encoding molybdate ABC transporter permease subunit, translating to MQISLEPLFLSLKVGFVCLGLHLVFGVLLGYYLSRANGLVATICDICVTLPLVFPPIALGYFLLVLFGKYGMLGFLDLLFSFEAVVLASFIAGLPLVVKPIESAFSERTKTLELVSFTLGRSWLDTFIFISLPCIIKTLITALFLGFARSIGEVGITLLIGGNIIGKTETISLAIYNAALSAEYEIAGFYAMILGGVALAIFLILRVLQKPNL from the coding sequence ATGCAAATCTCCTTAGAGCCTTTATTTTTAAGCCTAAAAGTTGGGTTTGTGTGCTTGGGGTTACATTTGGTTTTTGGAGTGTTGTTGGGCTATTATTTAAGCCGAGCAAATGGGCTTGTGGCTACCATTTGTGATATTTGTGTGACCTTGCCCCTTGTATTTCCTCCCATTGCGCTTGGGTATTTTTTACTAGTGCTTTTTGGGAAATATGGAATGCTTGGTTTTTTGGATTTGCTTTTTAGTTTTGAGGCGGTGGTTTTAGCAAGTTTTATTGCGGGGCTTCCACTTGTGGTAAAGCCGATTGAATCTGCCTTTAGTGAGCGAACAAAGACTTTGGAGTTAGTGAGTTTCACACTTGGGAGAAGTTGGCTTGATACTTTTATTTTTATAAGTCTTCCTTGTATTATAAAAACATTAATTACTGCGCTTTTTCTAGGTTTTGCAAGGTCGATTGGTGAAGTTGGAATCACGCTTTTAATTGGTGGAAATATCATTGGCAAAACAGAAACTATTTCACTTGCAATTTATAATGCGGCTCTAAGCGCAGAATATGAAATTGCAGGGTTTTATGCGATGATTTTAGGCGGAGTGGCGTTAGCTATTTTTCTTATTTTGAGAGTGTTGCAAAAACCAAATCTTTAA
- the modA gene encoding molybdate ABC transporter substrate-binding protein produces MRIVGLLLAFMFVGVQSFAEVFIAAGAGYKKPLETVSALYEKQSGKKVLRSYGNLQQVIEQAKQSGKIDAIFGDEKFIQKSKLSVKPAQLIGKGKLVLVASKSVELRSTKDLEKMNKIALPDAKKAIYGIAAMEFLKSANYAESLKDKLMFVATVPQVSTYLRQGSVEVGFINLTDYLANKEQFGEMIEIPQETYSPILIVVAPLQDSKSAELADFMAFLDSKEAKEVFKEYGLEK; encoded by the coding sequence ATGCGTATTGTCGGGCTATTGTTAGCGTTTATGTTTGTGGGCGTGCAGAGTTTTGCAGAAGTGTTTATTGCAGCAGGTGCTGGGTATAAAAAGCCTTTAGAAACGGTTAGCGCTTTGTATGAAAAGCAAAGTGGCAAGAAAGTGTTAAGAAGTTATGGAAATTTACAGCAAGTCATTGAACAAGCAAAGCAGAGTGGGAAGATTGATGCGATTTTTGGCGATGAAAAGTTTATCCAAAAGTCTAAATTGTCTGTGAAGCCAGCACAGCTAATTGGGAAAGGCAAATTGGTGCTTGTTGCAAGTAAAAGTGTGGAGTTAAGAAGCACAAAAGATTTAGAAAAAATGAATAAGATTGCACTGCCAGATGCTAAAAAGGCAATTTATGGAATCGCAGCAATGGAGTTTTTAAAGAGCGCAAATTATGCGGAATCTTTGAAGGATAAATTAATGTTTGTAGCAACTGTGCCACAAGTTAGCACTTATTTAAGACAAGGTAGTGTGGAAGTTGGCTTTATTAATTTAACAGATTATTTGGCAAATAAAGAGCAGTTTGGAGAGATGATTGAGATTCCACAAGAGACTTATTCGCCGATTTTGATTGTTGTTGCACCATTGCAAGATTCTAAAAGCGCAGAATTAGCGGATTTTATGGCGTTCTTGGATTCCAAAGAAGCAAAAGAAGTTTTTAAGGAATATGGTCTAGAGAAGTAA